A genomic window from Synechococcus sp. WH 8016 includes:
- the psaM gene encoding photosystem I reaction center subunit XII — translation MVSSITQTEIFIALVVAAHAGVLAVRLCVSLYRA, via the coding sequence ATGGTCAGTTCTATTACTCAAACTGAGATTTTCATCGCTTTAGTGGTGGCTGCCCATGCCGGCGTGTTGGCTGTTCGCCTTTGTGTGAGCCTGTATCGGGCGTGA
- a CDS encoding CRR6 family NdhI maturation factor produces MDAQSRTQPVVIDAVAIQTLDLRALNPWMERPLTDLLSDGAGLELQYNWPRDADDPRELSECPEPRLWALRADAVHPWLPLVLERSGGSLIQHVAMVVPHDFSPSEGIRFDPQALEIWITHRFMLLDHLGKHLPQSQRGNLLQMAATIGYEVDAAFWTLLDQR; encoded by the coding sequence ATGGATGCCCAAAGCCGAACGCAACCCGTTGTTATCGATGCCGTTGCCATTCAGACGCTTGATCTCAGGGCGCTGAACCCATGGATGGAACGGCCGCTCACAGATCTTCTTAGCGATGGTGCGGGGTTAGAGCTGCAGTACAACTGGCCGCGGGATGCCGACGATCCCAGAGAGCTAAGTGAATGCCCGGAGCCCCGACTTTGGGCCCTCAGGGCCGATGCCGTGCACCCCTGGCTCCCGCTCGTGCTGGAGCGATCTGGCGGAAGCCTGATCCAACACGTGGCGATGGTGGTCCCCCACGACTTCAGTCCCAGTGAAGGGATTCGCTTCGACCCTCAAGCCCTGGAGATCTGGATCACCCACCGGTTCATGCTTCTCGATCACCTGGGGAAACACCTTCCCCAATCTCAGCGGGGCAACTTGCTCCAGATGGCCGCCACCATTGGCTACGAAGTGGATGCAGCGTTCTGGACTCTCCTTGATCAACGCTGA
- a CDS encoding sulfite exporter TauE/SafE family protein: MEILDWLLVVPLGLLAGGLAGLLGIGGGLIFAPLLLWMGLTPHQALATSTFAIVPTAISGTATHLRARTVPAPAGWAIGIAAFVTALVFSRLGRLVDGWHLLALQSLLYLFLACTIQSRPDDSESELDQTFSLPGLTSVGGLAGFAGGMLGLGGGLVMVPVMVRGLAVPIRLAIRLSTVAVACSTAAASLQFLSEGRGQPTLGLLLGGVAAVGAQWSASRLDDVRADRLAWMLRGLAILLALDSARRAFQLALLG; encoded by the coding sequence ATGGAGATTTTGGATTGGCTCCTGGTGGTGCCTCTGGGACTGCTTGCCGGGGGCTTGGCTGGTCTGCTGGGGATTGGCGGTGGGTTGATTTTCGCTCCTCTGTTGCTCTGGATGGGATTAACACCCCATCAGGCTCTGGCGACAAGCACCTTCGCCATTGTGCCGACAGCGATCAGCGGCACGGCGACCCATCTACGCGCGCGAACGGTGCCTGCTCCGGCTGGATGGGCCATTGGGATCGCCGCGTTTGTGACGGCCCTTGTCTTCAGCCGCCTGGGGCGTTTGGTCGATGGATGGCACTTGTTAGCGCTGCAATCACTGCTTTATTTGTTTTTGGCTTGCACGATTCAGTCCCGTCCGGATGATTCGGAATCTGAGCTGGATCAGACCTTCTCTCTGCCAGGACTGACATCCGTCGGTGGCTTGGCGGGATTCGCCGGCGGAATGCTGGGCTTGGGCGGTGGGCTCGTGATGGTGCCCGTGATGGTTCGTGGGTTGGCCGTCCCCATTCGACTTGCGATCCGATTGAGCACGGTGGCAGTGGCGTGTTCCACGGCGGCGGCATCTCTTCAGTTTCTTTCTGAAGGGAGAGGACAACCCACCCTGGGTTTGCTCTTGGGGGGAGTGGCTGCAGTGGGCGCTCAGTGGAGTGCCTCGCGCTTGGACGATGTGAGGGCTGATCGGCTGGCCTGGATGCTGCGCGGCCTGGCCATTCTGTTGGCGTTGGATAGTGCTCGCCGAGCATTCCAGCTTGCGCTCCTTGGGTGA
- a CDS encoding ligase, with protein sequence MSIPASCRSEFGTHGRLIPTLAGSGPEQMAFDALLLEHCQNTNNPGPVLRFYLWEGSWLSLGRHQTPRSNHWLDLVKSGRLAMVRRPSGGGAVLHGGGLTYALIWPHPPRQRREAYRRVNSWIASGLARLGLELHPGDDPALAGSRNCFASATTADLVDPAGHKRIGSAQFWQRGHLLQHGEIPLAPSKQLWQDVFGTAPPCWQPCAPSAASVEAALTEAIAELWPGLSWDVTPISSRERQLITERAAGYEVNESEVSSNIPEARMDVTAWRSGKPKG encoded by the coding sequence ATGTCGATTCCTGCATCCTGCCGGTCTGAGTTCGGAACCCACGGCCGACTGATCCCAACGCTCGCCGGCAGCGGTCCAGAACAGATGGCCTTTGACGCCCTGTTGTTGGAGCATTGCCAAAACACAAACAACCCTGGCCCCGTGCTCCGCTTCTATCTCTGGGAAGGGTCCTGGCTGTCACTCGGGCGCCATCAAACACCACGGTCGAATCATTGGCTAGATCTGGTGAAAAGCGGACGCTTAGCCATGGTCCGACGCCCCAGCGGTGGAGGCGCTGTCCTGCATGGTGGTGGACTCACCTACGCCTTGATCTGGCCGCATCCCCCCCGACAACGCCGCGAAGCCTATCGCCGTGTGAACAGCTGGATCGCATCTGGATTAGCCCGACTCGGCCTCGAGCTTCACCCAGGAGATGACCCGGCCCTCGCTGGAAGCCGAAATTGCTTCGCCAGCGCCACCACGGCGGATTTAGTCGATCCTGCGGGGCATAAACGCATCGGCAGCGCCCAGTTTTGGCAGAGGGGGCACCTGCTGCAGCACGGTGAAATCCCCTTGGCCCCCTCCAAACAGCTTTGGCAAGACGTCTTTGGAACGGCTCCACCCTGCTGGCAGCCCTGCGCACCTTCGGCGGCCAGCGTGGAAGCGGCTCTGACCGAAGCCATTGCCGAGCTTTGGCCAGGACTCAGCTGGGACGTGACGCCAATCAGCAGCAGGGAGCGGCAGCTGATCACCGAACGGGCGGCTGGTTATGAGGTCAACGAATCCGAGGTCTCATCCAACATTCCAGAGGCACGCATGGACGTAACCGCTTGGAGAAGCGGTAAGCCAAAGGGATAG
- a CDS encoding site-2 protease family protein, giving the protein MGEGWQLMQIRGIPLRVHPSWFIILVLFTLAFQQQAAALPEGSGAPLLSWMLGLATALLLFVSVLLHELGHSLVALREGVKVNSITLFLLGGVARVERECSTPMGSFRVAAAGPAVSFALAGLLLASQHAATHANPLLGNLVGQLGALNLVLAVFNLLPGLPLDGGLILKALVWQFTGSQRRGIQVATATGRLLSLSAIMIGVYIFLRGGGFTGLWLVMLGWFGMGASRSQSQTLALQQLLINLRVGPASSKRYRVLEADQSLRSLSQMRLRGAESESDLLPDWVLVCRSGRWIGYVTDQPLKDLSVQYWDQQTVGEHMRPLAELPSLQESAPLWKAVLALEQSEHGRLLVTGAAGLPSGTLDRSDVGEAVLKGLSLKLPPPLLEASRRRNDYPFGLPLLQAVTSMRASGMLDETSDSLTS; this is encoded by the coding sequence ATGGGCGAAGGCTGGCAGCTGATGCAGATTCGCGGCATTCCGCTGAGGGTTCACCCCAGCTGGTTCATCATTTTGGTGTTGTTCACCCTTGCTTTTCAGCAACAGGCCGCGGCTCTTCCAGAAGGGTCTGGTGCGCCACTCCTTAGCTGGATGTTGGGTTTGGCCACGGCACTCCTGCTGTTTGTCTCCGTGCTTTTGCACGAACTAGGCCATTCCCTTGTCGCCCTAAGGGAAGGGGTCAAGGTGAACAGCATCACGCTGTTTTTGCTTGGTGGCGTTGCTCGCGTGGAACGGGAATGCTCTACGCCGATGGGATCTTTTCGGGTGGCCGCTGCTGGACCAGCCGTCAGCTTTGCTTTGGCTGGTTTGTTGTTGGCTAGTCAGCACGCTGCAACCCATGCCAATCCATTGCTGGGCAATCTTGTTGGTCAGCTTGGTGCCCTGAATTTGGTCTTGGCAGTGTTCAATCTTTTGCCGGGACTGCCCCTTGATGGAGGCTTGATCCTTAAAGCGCTTGTGTGGCAGTTCACGGGGAGCCAACGCCGCGGGATTCAGGTGGCGACGGCCACAGGACGTCTTCTGTCGCTGAGCGCGATCATGATCGGGGTCTATATCTTCCTTCGTGGTGGGGGATTCACAGGCCTTTGGCTGGTGATGCTGGGTTGGTTTGGCATGGGAGCCTCGCGCTCCCAGTCTCAGACCCTCGCGCTGCAGCAGCTCTTGATCAATTTGCGTGTAGGACCTGCCTCCTCCAAGCGTTACCGGGTGTTGGAAGCCGATCAAAGCTTGCGCAGCCTGAGCCAAATGCGTCTGAGAGGCGCTGAGTCGGAGAGTGATCTGCTGCCCGACTGGGTGCTGGTTTGCCGCTCTGGGCGCTGGATCGGGTATGTGACCGATCAGCCCCTCAAGGACTTATCGGTTCAGTACTGGGATCAACAAACCGTTGGTGAGCACATGCGCCCGCTCGCTGAACTCCCTTCTCTTCAAGAGTCGGCTCCCCTTTGGAAGGCCGTGCTTGCCCTCGAGCAAAGTGAACATGGCCGACTGCTTGTTACGGGTGCGGCGGGGCTTCCCTCCGGAACTCTGGATCGCAGTGATGTGGGCGAAGCGGTTTTGAAGGGGCTGTCCCTCAAATTGCCGCCACCCTTGCTCGAAGCCTCAAGGCGCCGCAACGACTATCCCTTTGGCTTACCGCTTCTCCAAGCGGTTACGTCCATGCGTGCCTCTGGAATGTTGGATGAGACCTCGGATTCGTTGACCTCATAA
- a CDS encoding phosphoribosylanthranilate isomerase yields MSDAAIALKICGLTDRSQACSIAAMGVQAIGVIGVDNTPRFVEEPLRRSIFMELEKQHSDVERVWVVADCSDHAIQSALQGDGTPTIVQLHGSETPERCLELKQRHPTVRWWKALRLRTEQDLRELGSFETHSDALLLDAWSPDQLGGTGHRLDPNWFTHLDQQLQPDTIWWLAGGISAEWVPDLLGLVSPYGLDASSRLETKPGVKDLDKVRALVQAVHDNRPLRQ; encoded by the coding sequence ATGTCCGATGCGGCTATCGCTCTGAAGATCTGTGGCCTCACCGATCGCTCTCAAGCCTGTTCGATCGCAGCGATGGGAGTGCAGGCGATCGGGGTGATCGGCGTTGACAACACCCCCCGTTTCGTCGAGGAGCCGCTCCGACGATCCATCTTTATGGAATTGGAAAAGCAACATTCCGACGTTGAGCGTGTCTGGGTTGTCGCGGATTGCTCCGATCACGCCATCCAAAGCGCCCTTCAAGGGGATGGCACACCAACCATCGTTCAACTGCATGGATCGGAAACGCCAGAGCGCTGCCTTGAACTAAAGCAGCGCCATCCAACGGTGCGCTGGTGGAAAGCCCTGAGACTGCGCACGGAACAAGATCTGCGTGAATTGGGCTCCTTTGAAACCCATAGCGACGCCCTTTTACTCGATGCCTGGAGCCCTGATCAACTTGGCGGCACCGGCCATCGACTGGACCCAAACTGGTTCACCCATTTGGATCAGCAGCTCCAACCAGACACCATCTGGTGGTTGGCTGGAGGAATCAGCGCTGAATGGGTCCCTGACCTTCTCGGACTGGTTTCCCCCTATGGACTCGATGCCTCAAGCCGACTGGAAACGAAGCCGGGAGTGAAAGACCTGGACAAAGTTCGCGCCCTTGTTCAAGCCGTTCATGACAACAGACCACTTCGGCAATAA
- the folE gene encoding GTP cyclohydrolase I, whose translation MTSTIPAISNGTLTSLNAEVQPVSQRIRQRLIDQGVSFLANDNVAAFIQTGELDELEIEVADRVRELLRSLVIDIENDHNTAETAERVARMYLREVFKGRYHHQPKVASFPNVKQLDEIYTVGPITVRSACSHHLVPIMGNCWIGIKPGDRVIGLSKFTRVADWVFSRPHIQEEAVMILADEIERLCAPQGLGIIIKAQHYCMKWRGVREPQTSMVNSVVRGDFRHDPSLKQEFFELVRQQEAMLST comes from the coding sequence ACCCGTTTCTCAGAGAATTCGCCAGCGTCTCATCGATCAGGGTGTTTCTTTCCTGGCCAATGACAACGTTGCGGCATTCATCCAAACCGGTGAGCTCGATGAACTCGAGATAGAGGTTGCTGATCGTGTCAGGGAGCTTCTGCGCAGCCTGGTCATTGATATCGAAAATGATCACAACACAGCTGAAACGGCCGAGCGTGTGGCTCGGATGTATCTCCGTGAGGTGTTTAAGGGTCGCTATCACCATCAACCCAAGGTGGCGAGTTTCCCCAACGTCAAGCAGCTCGACGAGATTTATACCGTTGGCCCCATCACCGTCCGCTCTGCCTGCTCCCACCATCTCGTCCCAATCATGGGGAACTGCTGGATCGGCATCAAGCCTGGCGATCGTGTGATTGGTCTCTCCAAGTTCACCCGTGTGGCTGATTGGGTGTTCTCAAGGCCGCACATCCAAGAGGAAGCGGTGATGATCCTTGCTGACGAAATTGAACGGCTCTGTGCTCCTCAGGGTTTGGGCATCATCATCAAGGCTCAGCACTACTGCATGAAATGGAGAGGTGTGCGTGAACCGCAAACCAGCATGGTGAATTCAGTGGTTCGTGGTGATTTCCGTCATGACCCCAGCCTCAAGCAAGAATTTTTCGAGCTTGTGCGCCAACAGGAAGCCATGCTTAGCACCTGA